A stretch of DNA from Montipora capricornis isolate CH-2021 chromosome 1, ASM3666992v2, whole genome shotgun sequence:
TCATTGCAAGCGCTTTATTAATGCGTCCATCTCCAAAGCAAAAGTCTGCTGTTCGATCATTAGGCCCATCTgtgaattgaaatatttttccattACCTTTATACACGTGTCCATTTCAGGGTGTGCCAtaaggatgaaaagcaaactcgTTTGATGGGTTTATTGAGGTTACAATATGAACCAAATCCATTGAAATGCTAATCATGTTCAAAACTGGTTTGGTCTGGTTTGTCTAACAGAAACTTGTTTCAACTCGTTTGATCATGACGTCAGTGCCTTCAGATTGGTTCTTCGTCTCTCCAATTCTTCTTTCCCTATATAAGCACGATACTACCCGGCTGGTTGGGGGGAACCGTACCCCAGAACACAATACACTTCCctccaaataaaagaaaaattaaaatacaattcAAACCAAATATGTGACGTGCAGTTAATTCAAATCccctgccgccatcttgaatataccCTCATACACCTACGTGGCATGCATCTCGTTATAAACCCTAATCCAAAAACCAGTTTGGGTAGAATTTTCCACCGGccaccattttgaataatttggtCTATCCATCCCCCCTATACTACTGACATACTGGCTCGTTATAGGAAAGTTAGATTAACAGATGAtcagagatatgtccagaaatgcacacaacaaaaatggcaaatatgagaaaatgttggggaatttggcaaatatggcgaaaatgacaattttgccacaatcgccaacgaggcaaagcacaaagcagtgaagggggcccaaaAAAGTTGGCGAGAGCGGCGAATTTGgtaaatatggcgaaaatgacaaatttGCCACAATTGCCAACgaggcccataaaagttggcaaaaatgacaattttgctacaatcgccaacaaggaaaaacacaaagcagtgaagggggcccataaaagttggcgagaGCGGTGAATTTGCTacatatggcgaaaatgacaattttaccacaattgacAACgaggcccataaaagttggcgaaagcggcaaTTTTGCTACAATCGccaacaaagaaaaacacaaagcagtgaagggggcccataaaagttggcgaaagctgtgaatttggcaaatatgccggaatccggaatccggaatccggaatcacaggtcattgttttaccaatacagagagtaaaaaatatcctaaacattcataaaagctaaccttaggcctaaaaacgtttgtgtaggcctaaggttagcttttatgaatgtttaggatattttttactctctgtattggtaaagcaatgacctgtgattccggattctgggttttagggttgcccctgCCAAATTTGGCAAacatggcgaaaatgacaattttgccacaattgccaacgaggcaaagcacaaagcaatgaaaCAATGAGGGGGCCCATAAACGTTGGCGAATGTggtgaacaaaattaatgaaagaagaattcgatcttcctgctgtttcaaatgtttgacctcaaattacaaaagtttatttcttgaattttaatgattttagaaaattaacaaccagcatgaagaacaagggaaagaggaatttggcaaaatagggagataTGGCAACGGGACGTGGctccaaataacaaagtcatgacAAGGTTGTCATTTGTTACTGCGGTGGAacaatttaattactgacatatataactgccttgtactctgacaattcatgtaagaatgacttcaccagtgggtactaagagtttcaaagtagttatgtgaatcttaccaatgtccgcttgcaaggaattagattcaataaaccacacacaaaatatgtccttgtcgtatgatccattacttgaaagtaagcattgcgtgaAGATGCATGTCGTGCCTGTGAATTTTATGGTAGCTTCTCACGAATCTTGTTatcagtcgaaattgaaatccttttaccacaactgtagaagaatgtcgacacccagtagaacagaagttgcagaattaaaattctccacaagacgataaacacttcctgaattgtgatccgccggaaagaccgaagcgttcttttagacgccatcttatgaaattgacatatacgTCGTGTTAAGTCACTTTAGTGTAATTCCTAACTGAGCCCCGATTCTCCTCGTTCGTCGTCTgagcatacatacatacatagataCGTACATACTTACCTGATGAACGCGGGTTTGGCTATTTTTGGAGTGTGGCCTGGACataattttttcatatttggagTGTGGCCTTTTGTGGAGTGTGGTAAGAGTTTCTTGTGGtttcctttgttctttttcgttttcctttttgcggTGACCCTCCCGGGGACTAATGCTCCACGTTCTGCGGTAACCCGGGGTAAGCCGAGttttttttggttctttttcCTCACTTCCAGGGCTCCTTGAGCCcgccttttgttttgttttggtacTTCATTTAGTACGTCTTTGGTGTGTCCTTCTTGGTTTTTTCGTGTGgtttgatatattttttggtGTGTTCTTGCTTTCTGGTGGCTCCTTAAGTTATTTAAGGGGTTTTGTTAGTGATAGCTTCCTTACTTTTTGCGTGGTTTCCCTTTGTTTCAAGGGGTTTCTTTCTTGGGTATTCAAACAATTAGTGTGGATCTTATAAATTAGTGTGGTCCTTATATATGGTTATTTGAAAAGCTACTTCTTAAGCAAGTGGCTTTTTAATATACATCTATTAGTGAATTTATTATCCATTTTTGTATTATCCTACATCTTACTACTTGAGTGAGATATTGTGAAATTTAGTGTGATTTATAAAGTTGAGtacaattattttaataatagtAGTCCTTTAGCAGCTGCTTAAGGTTTAATTGTAAGGCTGGTTTAAAATTGTACTGTAACTTATAAAAGGTATAAAAGGATTTAATTTTGTATATTGTAGttggttttctttaaaatattgatATAATGGTTCCGCATAATACACGCACCATAATCATAAAGTCCGGCTTCCCCGCTGGGACTTCCCATGCCGGGGTTGCCGGCATCATTGCTAACTCCCTGGCTGGCCTGGTGGATTCGATCCAGATCTCTCCGGGGGAGCCTATTCGCATTTTATTTCTCGACCCAGCTCACAAAAAGACCTATGAGGAGGCCTGGTTCATTTCCTTTGGAGAGGCCCGTTGTGATGTGGTTGTGTCAAACCCCATCATCATCGTAATGGTTTATCTTTTTCCTTTCGAAGGTAGTAATGACCGTGTTAAGGAGCTTTGAAGTATTTTGGTGATATAAAAGAGATTCGGCACCAGCAGTGGTCAAATGTCCCTGGTGTTCATACGGGAACTCGTCTTGTGCGTATGGTTCGAAAACACGAGATTCCCCGAAATATTATGATTGATGGTATTGAGTGTCTTGTATGGTACAAGGGGCAGCCCCTTGTTTGTGATATCTGCAATGGCAATCACAAGGTGGCAGATTGTCCTCTTAAAGGAAAGTGTCGTAGGTGCCATCAGGCTGGACATTTTGGTCGTAACTGCCCAAAGCCTGTGTGGTATGTACCTGGTAGACCAGAGACTGATGTGgacagtgatgatgataatgctaatggtaatgataataatgataatgatgtcGACCCTGTTGTGCCTGTGTCTCTGGCAGCTTTGGCTTCCGAGATGGATGTTGGTTCTGGTGGGGTGGAGTCTGTGGATCCTCCTCAGTGCTCTATGTCCGTTTTAGATGTGGATGCACCTGTGTCTGCTGGTTCTGTGGCCATGGATGAATTGGAAAGCCAGCCTTTGCATGCCAGTGGGTCGGGTGGGGTTGGGGAGAGGGTTCTGGATCCCTCTCCCAGCGACAGTGTTTTGGGGGCTTCCACCGGTCAGGCCGGTGAGTCTCAGGAGGAAGTAATGGAGTCCTCCCCTACTTTCTCTCCCCTTTCGGGGTCTCTTTTGAGTGGAACACCTGCATCGGGTGATTCTTGTGGGGTGGGCTCAGCTTCCGAGCGTGGTCCTGCTTGACCCTGGTGTTGATAATATTCCCCGTCAGAGCACCAGACAAAAACTTAGAGACAACAGAACAATTGTCCAGTTATCTTTGGCACGGGGAGCGCAAGAATCAGCAGCAATTAAGGCATTGGTCAGTGCCTTTCCCCTCCTTAGAGGCATGCAGAGCAGGTAATTTATCTATATTTCATAGGATTGGACtatattttttgtatttatgaTAAAACTCTACACATTGTAATAATCCATTGTTATTGTTAATATCAAGTGCTTGTTCTTATTCATAAGTCCATCTATTGATTCAAAAATATCAAGATTAATTGAGGATTACAACATTGCCTTGTTAAGAAGTATGATTCCATGTATAAAGTTGAACTGACTCTTCTTACAGCTGAAAAGGTTTTGTTAAATTTCTCATTTGAAATTATTCTCACATTCACATACCTTTCCGTTGCAACTCCTTCTGGCCAAACATTATTGtgcaataacaaaagtaaagaAGATAACATGTGTTAAGGTTGAGAGACTGACAATTCGCTTGGTTGAAGCATTCCCCAGTCAGGTAACATAATGATATGTTTTGCAAGGTGATACTTTTATTAGCAATTTTGTATTGGCATTACTTTTCACATAATTTTTGCTGTGGTGAAACCATGAGTTGCCTTAGTCAGCACGCAGGTAATCATGGCTAGAGGTATTCCTCGTGGGCACGGACACACGATGAAGTTGcccaataatttaataatatcaTTCTAATAATAAGGTTATTAATGCATTTACACCTGAAACACTCAAGCAAGgaccccattgacgagtaaaatataTTAAGTCTCACACATAGGGGTTAACGGGTTAACGGgttaattgtttatttcagagccAGAGTGCCATGCAGCAAGGTTCATCTACAGGTAATgcaaaaaaaaccccttcctttTGGCAGCGTTCTACATAAAATTATTGACTTTGAtctatattttttaaatgttaaatttaaaaacaaaatgaataCTCAAAGTATAGACAACACCTGTAATTGTCATCAACATAAATGTATGTAGCGCTTTTGGACCCTTGGGAAAGGGCggtttataaatattattattactattattattattattattattattattataatataagATACATAATAATTACTACGTTGGTGACTACCTGTTAAAAACATGTTCGCCACAAATGTTGCACCAGTCAAGATGATCCAATAAAGTGTTATTAAGTGGACAAAAGAGCTGGTCCTTTTTTGCCCCTATTTTTTGGCAAATATCATTccgttcatttttatttttgtctacTTTTTTATACATTGTAGGAAGACGATCAAGTCCAGGTTTTGTGTTTCAACAAACTTATGGATTTTTTCCATTTGGGGTTTTTGTCGATGTAATGCCATATCAAATAATCATACCACTTTCTGTATACTAACCAGATGCCGTGTACGAGTTAATGGTATGAAGTCACTTGGCTGTACAGTAATTTTGGCAAGGAATTAAACACTGTATATTATACATATTGAAATTTTGTAGAAAGCAACTCCATAAATGATCCTTCAACATCGACCAGTACAACTACTATCGGTCCAGTAGCTGGGACAAGGGCTAGACTTGTTAGCCATCCAGGTTGAAGGGGACCATCAGTCAGTTCAAATGGAACACACACCTTAAAAACCAATAATATCCCTAGTCCTGTATCTGGAAGTAGACTTCTACAGACTCTCTAGGGGAAGGACGCTTTAAGGTAGGCCAGCCTCCACAAGAACTACATCAACTACCACTATTAGTAAAGCCATTGCAGGGAGGAGTAATATAGCACCGATTACAGAGTGTTTCGTTGAAATTGTAACTACGTCACAGTCAATTGATGAACTTAATTACTTTCCTAATTGTGATACACTTCAAGCAAGACAACCATTTGGTAACTATTCTGTTTTGTTATACTtatattttactgtaattatttttctgATACGCTTACTACGTGTAACTTATAGATTTCGAACAACGCTAACGAAGAATAAACAGCAGTTTGAAACTCATGGTTTTGGATGCGTATCACAACAAAACATTCGAAATCAAATGAATCACCATGGCTGAAGAAGCAAAGAAAGTACGGACTTCCGCAAAGTCGCGCTTTACCAGAAAGCGGAACGAGTTCGTCAAAGCCATCAAGGCAACCTTCGCCGAGCTTCGCGATGCCTGGAGTACGGTAGAGGGTAAGCATGATTTATATACCTTATTCCTCACGGAAGAAGAAGTCGAGCCAAATAAACCCTGGATAAACGAGCTACAAGAATTATACAGTGAAGCAGCAGCAATACACGCTAGATACATTGAAGAGCACAgccaaacagaaagaaaacgaaTTGAAGGCCTGAGTCGACAGGAAACAATGCGCGCGGAACAAGAGAAATTTCATCGATTGTTAGAGCAAATGAACGCGAAAAGGAAATCACTTGAAGCAGTCTTTGAAACCCACATGGAACACGCGCTTAGCTTAATCGAATCAATAGACAAAGGTCAAGAAAAATCGGCAGCTCTACGAAAGGCTGAAAAGGAACTTGATGTTGCACTGGCTAATTGTGACGAAATACATTATAGGGTGCTCGAGCTACTTAACAAGGAAAACATAGAGCAAGAAATCGAATGGATTCGAAACATTCACGCGCGCTACACTAGTGTAAGCGCAAAGGCCGAAACACTTATCGACAACGAAAGAAAAAGCGAAAGCACACAGAAGCAGAACCTACTGCAACtagaaaaggtaaaaatgccGCAATTCACAGGCGACATACGCGAATATCCAAGATTTAAAACTGATTTCAACACGCAAGTCCTGCCAgtaataaacaaagaaaatgcagcCTACATACTTCGATCTTGCCTAGACAAAGACGCGGCTGGCGCTGTAAAGAGTACCGATGATAACCTTGAATTACTATGGAAACGTCTGGACGAAGTGTTCGGAGACCCAGCTAAAGTAGTTGATGTCATAATGAACTCGATCCAGGCAACAAGGGTAATTACGGAGGGCCAAAGCAAGAAACTGCTAGACTTTATCAACATCATTGAAAACGGCTACAGAGACTTGCAGAGGCTCGGgttggaaaaagaaataacTACAACAAGCTCCGTGAGCATGATAGAAAAGAAATTACCAGCTGACCTGAAACGAGAATGGGCTAGACTCGTAAGTTGTGCTGATAGCCATATTGACAAGACAGACAAGTTCCCTAGCCTCTTGCGATTTCTTTTGGACCAAAAATCAGCGATCGAGTACGAAAACTCCGAATTACGAACGACGAACGAATACAGAGCGAAAGGATCCACTCACTACGTGCAAAGAGAGGAAGAAATGAATGCGCAGACCCAAAGTGCAAGACGCAGATGTCTCCTGCACGACGATGCAAACCACTGGACAAGCGAATGCAAACTTTACCTCTCAAAATCAGTAAAGGAAAAGAGAATGATCCTAAAGGAAAAGGGTGCTTGCTGGTCGTGTCTAAGACGCGGTCAGAGAATCCAGGATTGTAAGTCTAAAAGGGCGTGCGGCGTAAACGGCTGCGAGAAGAGACATCATAAATCGCTACATGAAGAAGTGTCAACAGACGCAATCGCCAACGTGTGTAATCAAAATATCAAACCGTGCTTACTACAGGTTCAGAAGATCCAGACGAAGAAAGGATGGGCCAATGTCTTATGGGATACCGGTGCATCACTCAGCTTCATCACGAACAAGAAAGCAAAGTCAGAAAAGTTGAAGGGTACTAAAACAGAGTTATCCGTGGTTAAAGTCGGAGGAATGAAGGAAAGACTCCACTCGCACAAATACAAACTTCCGTTGATCGATAAAGAAGGACACACTGTACACCTTGAAGTATACGGCATCGATAAAATAACAGCCGATATTCCCACCATTGATCAAAACGCCGTTCAACAACTGTTCAAAGATGTACCGAATGCAGGCATAGACAGACCTGTCGGTGAAGTTGACGTGCTAATCGGGTTCAATTACGCCAACTTTCATCCACAAAGAGAGCAAAGCGTAGAACATCTACTTCTGTTGAAGAACCGCTTCGGAAGATCCATGGGAGGCACACATCCAAAGGTGAAGGAAGACACAAAGCATCACGAGCTCAACAACATACAGTTCCTAAGAGAAGTCTCACCTAGCGTGGAAGACTTTTATAAAATTGAAAACCTGGGAATAGAATGCAAACCGCGATGTGGAGGATGCAAATGCGGAAGATGTCCGCTTGGCAGCAAAAATTACACCCTAAAAGAAGAAAGGGAACTTGCCCTTATAGAAGAAAACCTAAATTATGACGAGAAAGCCAGAGAATGGATAGCGCAGTATCCATGGTTGAAAGATCCAAGTGAACTTCCGGATAACAAGAAAGCAGCAATTGGAAAATTAATTTCTACTGAAAAAAGACTATCAAGAAACACCGAGCACGCTAAGGTCTACCAGCAACAGATAGACGACATGTTTAACCGTAAAGTCGCGCGAAAACTAACGGAAGACGAATTGAAGGAGTATAAAGGCCCGATACACTACATCTCGCACCACGAAGTCTTAAAACCTGATTCAAAAACCACTCCGGTAAGGATAGTATTCAATAGCAGTGCCAATTATATGGGCCATATTTTAAATGACTACTGGGCAAAAGGACCCGACCTGCTGAACAATATCCTTGGAATACTTGTAAGGTTTCGCGAGAATCCAGTGGCATTTATCGGAGACATCAAGAAGATGTACCACACAGTAGCAACGACAACTTTAGATCATCATACACATCGATTTTTATGGCGTGACATGAACAGCAATAAAGAACCAGACACCTATGTCATACAAAGGGTTTCATTTGGTGACAAACCGTCCGGCGCGATCGCAACTGTCGCATTACGCAAAACTGCAGAGATGAGTAAAGACCGATACCCAGAGGCGACGGGAATTATTCTCACTAACACGTACATGGATGACATTATAGAGAGCGTTGACACAGAAAGCAAAGCGAAGCAACTAACAGATGATATAGAAAATCTACTAGAACAGGGAGGATTCAAGCTAAAGGAATGGATTTATTCAGGTATCCAGTCAAATAAAAATGACGAACAAGTGGTGATCGAATCTCATACGACGACAGAAAAGGTCCTCGGTGTGGTCTGGACCCCTCGAACAGATGAGTTTACATTCAAAGTGCAGATGACTCTATCGTCGCCTAAGTCAAAGAAAAAACGTGCATCAAGGAGAGCAGCGTCTAATGGCACCAATCAAACGTCGCAGACTTCGACTGGTttaactaaaagaaaaattctttCTCAAGTTAACAGCATTTATGATCCACTAGGCCTTGCTAGTCCATATACAGTGAGAGCTAAGATACTAATGAGACAATTATGGACCAGTGAAACAAAGTTCGACTGGGATGACCCCATATCAGAAACCTATGCCCAAGAATGGAAAATGTTCTTTGATGATCTTGGTGAAATGTCGAAGATGACTACTAAACGATGTATCAGACCAGTTGACGCGGTCGGTCAGCCAATTCTTATTCTATTCAGTGACGGGTCAAATAATGCGTATGGCACGTGTGCCTATGCGCGGTGGAAATTATCATCCGGCGGATTCGATACCAACCTTATACTGGCAAAAAATCGGCTAGCACCAATTAAAACAATATCTATTGATCGCATAGAACTTTGTGGAGCAGTACTCAGTAAAAGAATCAAAGTATTTCTCCAAGAGCAATGCAGATATACATTTGAACGATGTTATCATATTGTTGACTCGCAGATTGTCCATGCAATGATACAAAGGGAATCGTATGGTTTCAACACATTTGCAGCCACGAGAATTGGAGAAATACAAGAAGGTACGAACATTGCGGATTGGTATTGGACAGAAGGAAAACATAACATTGCGGATTTACTAACGCGAGGTAAAAAACCATCTGATATCAGCCTGGGAAGCGTTTGGCAGAAAGGCCCAGACTTTCTTAGGCGGGCGGAGGATGAATGGCCAATCATTCAAAAGCCGATTGCATACAATACTCTTCCAGACACCATCAAAAGTGTAAAAACGGCCAATTCAGTCGTTAACACAAAGGATTCGCTTGCAGAACCGATTGATATCTCACGATTTTCAAGATATGACAAATTATTGAGAGTAACAGCTAGGATCCTgatgatatttgaaaaaaggccTAAAGCTTCATTCAAGAATGCAACACTAGACTTGACACCTGACGACATTTCGAAAAGCGAAAAATTCTGGATTATACAGTCTCAAAAATCTATATCAGAAGACTTGAGGAAAGGGCGATATAAACGGCTTTGTCCTAGAAAACGGGATGACGGTATCTATGTAGTTGGAGAACGAGCACGCCGTTGGATGGAAATGACTTATAACAAAGGAGAACTAGTTCTCTTGCCTTACGATCACCGTTTCTCCAGGTTATATGCTGAGCATATTCATCAACGCGGACATCTCGGAGTTTTATCTACAACGAGTAAAATCAGATCAAGATTTTGGATTGTAAAACTTATCAAACTGGTCAAAGCAACGAAACATAACTGTGTAATTTGTAGAAAGATGGACAAAAAACTGAACGAACAAGCTATGGGACAGTTACCCATGGACAGGTTGAAACCTACACCTGCATGGTACGCTACTGCACTTGACTTTTTCGGACCATTTAAAATTAAGGATGAAGTTAAAAAGAGAACCACTGGAAAGGCTTACGGGATAATATTTAACTGCCTTGCATCTCGAGCCGTACATGTTGAGATCTCACCAGACTACAGTACTGAAAAATTCTTAATGGCGTTGAGACGCTTCGTTTCAATCAGAGGTTACCCGTCGAAACTCTACTCAGATAATGGATCACAACTAGTAGCAGCCAACGTCGAATTGAGAAGTGTTATGCAAGGATTGGATCAGAAGTCGCTTAAAGATTTCGGTGTGACACAAGAACTTCAATGGTTCTTTTCGTCTGCGGATGCTCCCTGGCAAAATAGCACATCAGAAGCATTGATCAAATCGGTTAAAAGAGCAATTACTCTTGCTATTGGTGATGGAACACTTACATTTTCAGAGCTACAAACTGTGTGCTTTGAAGCTGCCAATCTCGTAAAT
This window harbors:
- the LOC138059183 gene encoding uncharacterized protein, producing MAEEAKKVRTSAKSRFTRKRNEFVKAIKATFAELRDAWSTVEGKHDLYTLFLTEEEVEPNKPWINELQELYSEAAAIHARYIEEHSQTERKRIEGLSRQETMRAEQEKFHRLLEQMNAKRKSLEAVFETHMEHALSLIESIDKGQEKSAALRKAEKELDVALANCDEIHYRVLELLNKENIEQEIEWIRNIHARYTSVSAKAETLIDNERKSESTQKQNLLQLEKVKMPQFTGDIREYPRFKTDFNTQVLPVINKENAAYILRSCLDKDAAGAVKSTDDNLELLWKRLDEVFGDPAKVVDVIMNSIQATRVITEGQSKKLLDFINIIENGYRDLQRLGLEKEITTTSSVSMIEKKLPADLKREWARLVSCADSHIDKTDKFPSLLRFLLDQKSAIEYENSELRTTNEYRAKGSTHYVQREEEMNAQTQSARRRCLLHDDANHWTSECKLYLSKSVKEKRMILKEKGACWSCLRRGQRIQDCKSKRACGVNGCEKRHHKSLHEEVSTDAIANVCNQNIKPCLLQVQKIQTKKGWANVLWDTGASLSFITNKKAKSEKLKGTKTELSVVKVGGMKERLHSHKYKLPLIDKEGHTVHLEVYGIDKITADIPTIDQNAVQQLFKDVPNAGIDRPVGEVDVLIGFNYANFHPQREQSVEHLLLLKNRFGRSMGGTHPKVKEDTKHHELNNIQFLREVSPSVEDFYKIENLGIECKPRCGGCKCGRCPLGSKNYTLKEERELALIEENLNYDEKAREWIAQYPWLKDPSELPDNKKAAIGKLISTEKRLSRNTEHAKVYQQQIDDMFNRKVARKLTEDELKEYKGPIHYISHHEVLKPDSKTTPVRIVFNSSANYMGHILNDYWAKGPDLLNNILGILVRFRENPVAFIGDIKKMYHTVATTTLDHHTHRFLWRDMNSNKEPDTYVIQRVSFGDKPSGAIATVALRKTAEMSKDRYPEATGIILTNTYMDDIIESVDTESKAKQLTDDIENLLEQGGFKLKEWIYSGIQSNKNDEQVVIESHTTTEKVLGVVWTPRTDEFTFKVQMTLSSPKSKKKRASRRAASNGTNQTSQTSTGLTKRKILSQVNSIYDPLGLASPYTVRAKILMRQLWTSETKFDWDDPISETYAQEWKMFFDDLGEMSKMTTKRCIRPVDAVGQPILILFSDGSNNAYGTCAYARWKLSSGGFDTNLILAKNRLAPIKTISIDRIELCGAVLSKRIKVFLQEQCRYTFERCYHIVDSQIVHAMIQRESYGFNTFAATRIGEIQEGTNIADWYWTEGKHNIADLLTRGKKPSDISLGSVWQKGPDFLRRAEDEWPIIQKPIAYNTLPDTIKSVKTANSVVNTKDSLAEPIDISRFSRYDKLLRVTARILMIFEKRPKASFKNATLDLTPDDISKSEKFWIIQSQKSISEDLRKGRYKRLCPRKRDDGIYVVGERARRWMEMTYNKGELVLLPYDHRFSRLYAEHIHQRGHLGVLSTTSKIRSRFWIVKLIKLVKATKHNCVICRKMDKKLNEQAMGQLPMDRLKPTPAWYATALDFFGPFKIKDEVKKRTTGKAYGIIFNCLASRAVHVEISPDYSTEKFLMALRRFVSIRGYPSKLYSDNGSQLVAANVELRSVMQGLDQKSLKDFGVTQELQWFFSSADAPWQNSTSEALIKSVKRAITLAIGDGTLTFSELQTVCFEAANLVNERPIGRHPTLPDDGSYLCPNDLLLGRATSRIPSGPFERTDNPRHRYEFIQGIIDNFWRRWTRDFFPSLIIRQKWHTATRNLRVGDVVLIQDSNQIRGQWKLGKVSEVFRGDDGRVRKVHVIYKNPRLGEPSNKYSGKDYTTIERSTNRLVLLVPVDDKNTE